From one Triticum aestivum cultivar Chinese Spring chromosome 4B, IWGSC CS RefSeq v2.1, whole genome shotgun sequence genomic stretch:
- the LOC123093782 gene encoding B3 domain-containing protein Os03g0120900 — MEFTAIRASTAAAAGCSSPPPTADHKAEEEAAGAVEKEHMFDKVVTPSDVGKLNRLVIPKQHAEKYFPLDTSSTDKGLLLSFEDRAGKPWRFRYSYWNSSQSYVMTKGWSRFVKEKRLDAGDTVSFGRGVGEAARGRLFIDWRRRPDVVLPPGHHRGFALPSVPFSPWMAHPAGPGGAGGRMFLQATSPATLYDYDAYQHHHQRRHIGYDGYGAAPGRQVVYYQPQQQYHHQHPSLVLESVPVRMSMAAAPAHPEPSAVATSGSKRVRLFGVNLECAADAEEDFSGPGRTATTALQLLSPASSSSSSSGKARCSLNLDL; from the coding sequence ATGGAGTTCACCGCAATCAGGGCCTCCACCGCGGCCGCTGCCGGATGCTCTTCGCCGCCGCCTACGGCGGATCAtaaggccgaggaggaggcggcgggggcggtggaGAAGGAGCACATGTTCGACAAGGTCGTGACCCCGAGCGACGTGGGCAAGCTGAACCGGCTGGTGATCCCGAAGCAGCACGCGGAGAAGTACTTCCCGCTCGACACCTCCTCCACCGACAAGGGCCTCCTGCTCAGCTTCGAGGACCGCGCCGGCAAGCCGTGGCGCTTCCGCTACTCCTACTGGAACAGCAGCCAGAGCTACGTCATGACCAAGGGCTGGAGCCGCTTCGTCAAGGAGAAGCGCCTCGACGCCGGGGACACCGTCTCCTTCGGCCGCGGCGTCGGGGAGGCCGCCAGGGGCAGGCTCTTCATCGACTGgcgccgccgccccgacgtcgTCCTCCCACCCGGGCACCACCGGGGCTTTGCTCTCCCCTCTGTGCCCTTCTCGCCGTGGATGGCGCACCCGGCCGGACccggcggcgctggcggcaggATGTTCCTCCAGGCGACTTCCCCGGCGACCCTCTACGACTACGACGCCTACCAACACCACCACCAGCGGCGACACATCGGGTACGACGGGTACGGGGCGGCGCCCGGCAGGCAGGTGGTGTACTACCAGCCGCAGCAGCAATACCACCACCAGCACCCGTCGCTGGTCCTGGAGTCGGTGCCGGTGCGCATGAGCATGGCGGCAGCGCCAGCGCACCCGGAGCCGTCCGCCGTGGCGACGTCGGGGTCGAAGCGGGTGCGGCTCTTCGGGGTGAACCTCGAGTGCGCGGCGGACGCCGAGGAGGACTTCAGCGGGCCCGGGAGAACGGCGACAACGGCGCTGCAGCTGCTGTCACcggcctcctcctcatcgtcgtcgtccggGAAAGCGAGGTGCTCTTTGAATCTTGACTTGTGA